A genome region from Sphingorhabdus sp. SMR4y includes the following:
- the clpA gene encoding ATP-dependent Clp protease ATP-binding subunit ClpA, producing the protein MPSFAESLEKTLHQALKNAADRNHEYATLEHLLLALVDDGDASQVMNACGVDLGELEDAVILYLDSELDSLKVEKAIDPSPTSGFQRVVQRAILHVQSSGKDEVTGANVLVALFSERESYAVYFLQQQDMSRLDAVSFISHGVGKGGNPPEPAELSGIEGEEDKKDKNKKETALDQFTVNLNAKAEEGRIDPLIGRQAEVDRTVQILCRRSKNNPLYVGEPGVGKTAIAEGLALRIVEGNVPDVLLPAVIYSLDMGSLLAGTRYRGDFEERLKQVVAELEKMPDAILFIDEIHTVIGAGATSGGAMDASNLLKPALSGGVIRCIGSTTYKEFRNHFEKDRALLRRFQKIDINEPSVEDTIKILAGLRGAFEEHHKVRYAPDALKSAVELSTRYINDRKLPDKAIDVIDEVGAMQMLLPPSRRKKMITTKDIEAVIANMARIPPKSVSKDDKQTLENLERNLKRVVFGQDEAIGKLSSAIKLSRAGLREPDKPIGNYLFSGPTGVGKTEVARQLSSIMGIPLKRFDMSEYMERHSVSRLIGAPPGYVGYDQGGLLTDAIDQNPHCVLLLDEIEKAHPDLFNILLQVMDNGKLTDHHGKTVDFRNVVLIMTTNAGASDMAKEGIGFGNMSKEDAGEEAVKKMFTPEFRNRLDAIVPFAYLPPEVVSRVVEKFILELELQLADQNVHITLDEDAQAWLTERGYDKLYGARPMGRLIQEKIKQPLAEELLFGKLKNGGEVKVHLKDNELTFEITSAAPKTKKKKKPAKNKAPSETE; encoded by the coding sequence CATGAATATGCGACTCTCGAGCATCTCCTTCTCGCACTTGTTGACGATGGCGATGCTTCGCAGGTGATGAACGCCTGCGGCGTTGATCTGGGCGAACTCGAGGACGCGGTCATTCTGTATCTCGACAGCGAACTGGATTCGCTGAAGGTCGAGAAAGCGATCGACCCCTCCCCCACATCGGGATTCCAGCGTGTCGTCCAGCGGGCGATCCTGCATGTCCAGTCTTCCGGCAAGGATGAAGTCACCGGCGCCAATGTGCTGGTCGCGCTCTTTTCGGAACGGGAAAGCTATGCCGTCTATTTCCTGCAGCAGCAGGACATGAGCCGCCTCGATGCGGTCAGCTTCATCAGCCATGGAGTCGGCAAGGGCGGCAATCCTCCCGAACCGGCCGAATTGTCCGGCATCGAGGGCGAAGAGGACAAGAAAGACAAGAACAAGAAAGAGACGGCGCTCGACCAGTTCACCGTCAATCTGAACGCCAAGGCCGAAGAAGGCCGGATCGATCCGCTGATCGGACGGCAGGCGGAAGTCGACCGCACGGTACAGATTCTGTGCCGGCGTTCGAAGAATAACCCGCTTTATGTCGGTGAGCCCGGTGTCGGCAAGACGGCGATCGCCGAAGGTCTGGCGCTGCGGATCGTCGAAGGCAATGTTCCAGATGTATTGCTTCCGGCCGTCATCTATTCGCTCGACATGGGTTCGCTGCTTGCCGGAACCCGCTATCGCGGTGATTTCGAAGAGCGGCTGAAACAGGTTGTTGCCGAACTCGAGAAAATGCCCGACGCGATCCTGTTCATCGACGAGATTCACACGGTGATCGGTGCCGGCGCGACCAGCGGCGGGGCAATGGATGCGTCCAACCTGCTGAAACCGGCGCTGTCCGGTGGCGTCATCCGCTGCATCGGATCGACCACCTACAAGGAATTCCGCAACCATTTCGAAAAGGACCGCGCCTTGCTGCGGCGTTTCCAGAAAATCGACATCAACGAGCCGTCGGTCGAGGATACGATCAAGATCCTTGCCGGTCTGCGCGGGGCCTTTGAAGAGCATCACAAGGTTCGCTACGCGCCGGACGCGCTGAAATCGGCGGTGGAACTGTCCACTCGCTATATCAACGACCGCAAGCTGCCGGACAAGGCCATCGACGTAATCGACGAGGTCGGCGCCATGCAGATGCTGTTGCCGCCTTCGCGTCGCAAGAAAATGATCACCACCAAGGATATCGAGGCCGTGATCGCTAACATGGCGCGTATCCCGCCCAAATCGGTGTCGAAGGACGACAAGCAGACGCTCGAAAATCTCGAGCGCAATCTCAAGCGCGTGGTCTTTGGCCAGGACGAAGCGATCGGCAAACTGTCCAGTGCCATCAAACTGTCCCGCGCGGGTCTGCGCGAACCGGACAAGCCCATTGGCAACTATCTGTTCAGTGGCCCGACCGGCGTCGGCAAGACCGAAGTCGCGCGGCAATTGTCCTCGATCATGGGCATTCCGCTGAAGCGTTTCGACATGTCGGAATATATGGAGCGGCACAGCGTTTCCCGCCTGATCGGCGCGCCTCCGGGCTATGTCGGTTATGATCAGGGTGGCCTGCTGACCGATGCCATCGACCAGAACCCGCATTGCGTGTTGCTGCTCGACGAAATCGAGAAGGCCCATCCCGACCTGTTCAACATCTTGCTGCAGGTGATGGATAACGGCAAGCTGACCGATCACCATGGCAAGACGGTGGACTTCCGTAATGTCGTGCTGATCATGACGACCAATGCCGGCGCATCCGACATGGCGAAGGAAGGCATCGGTTTCGGCAATATGTCCAAGGAAGATGCCGGTGAAGAAGCGGTGAAGAAAATGTTCACCCCCGAATTCCGCAACCGTCTCGATGCAATCGTGCCCTTCGCCTATCTGCCGCCGGAAGTGGTCTCCCGGGTTGTCGAGAAATTCATCCTCGAGCTCGAACTGCAACTGGCCGACCAGAATGTTCACATCACACTGGACGAGGACGCCCAGGCATGGCTCACCGAACGGGGTTACGACAAGCTTTACGGTGCCCGTCCGATGGGCCGCCTGATCCAGGAAAAGATCAAGCAACCGCTCGCGGAAGAATTGCTGTTCGGCAAGCTCAAGAACGGCGGCGAGGTCAAGGTGCATCTGAAGGACAATGAACTGACCTTCGAGATCACATCGGCAGCGCCCAAGACGAAGAAAAAGAAGAAGCCTGCGAAAAACAAGGCTCCCAGCGAAACGGAATAG
- a CDS encoding VOC family protein → MTGKISMCIWYDHAAREAAEFYAETFPDSRVDAVHLAPADFPGGKQGDELTVEFTVLGVSCLGLNGGPAFPHTEAFSFQVHTATQDETDRYWNAIVGNGGSESQCGWCKDKWGINWQITPRALTDAMAQGGDIAKRAFEAMMPMQKIDIATIEAAIG, encoded by the coding sequence ATGACCGGCAAGATTTCAATGTGCATCTGGTACGACCACGCTGCCCGCGAAGCCGCCGAATTTTACGCGGAGACTTTTCCAGACAGCCGGGTCGATGCGGTGCATCTCGCTCCCGCCGATTTTCCCGGCGGCAAGCAAGGCGACGAGCTGACCGTTGAATTTACCGTGCTGGGGGTTTCCTGCCTCGGGTTGAACGGTGGCCCGGCCTTTCCGCACACCGAAGCCTTTTCCTTTCAGGTCCATACCGCCACGCAGGACGAGACCGACCGCTACTGGAACGCGATCGTGGGCAACGGTGGCAGCGAGAGCCAATGCGGCTGGTGCAAGGATAAATGGGGCATCAACTGGCAGATTACGCCCCGCGCGCTGACCGACGCGATGGCGCAGGGCGGAGACATTGCCAAGCGCGCCTTTGAAGCGATGATGCCGATGCAGAAAATCGACATTGCCACAATCGAGGCGGCGATAGGCTGA
- a CDS encoding TetR/AcrR family transcriptional regulator: MNASRSPSPGRITARTKLIDAAHDLVRRQGYAATTVDQICAAAGVTKGAFFHHFPSKEDLGVAAAAQWTARAAPLFELPPYTRLEDPLERLLGHIDMRMAMIDGPAEGFTCFVGTMAQETFASNEALREASSESIAAYCEALAVDVQAAIDRHGIRDNITAESVAWHVQTVLQGAFVIAKASGDPEKARESVRHLRRYIEAIFNISS; the protein is encoded by the coding sequence ATGAACGCGAGTCGATCCCCTTCCCCCGGACGCATCACAGCAAGGACAAAGCTGATCGATGCCGCGCATGATCTAGTCCGTCGCCAGGGCTATGCAGCTACGACAGTCGACCAGATTTGCGCCGCCGCCGGCGTGACCAAGGGCGCCTTTTTTCACCATTTCCCTTCCAAGGAAGATCTGGGTGTCGCTGCCGCAGCGCAATGGACGGCGCGCGCGGCTCCGCTGTTCGAACTCCCGCCCTATACCAGGCTTGAGGACCCGCTCGAACGCCTGCTCGGCCATATCGACATGCGGATGGCGATGATCGACGGTCCTGCGGAAGGCTTTACCTGTTTTGTCGGCACGATGGCGCAGGAGACTTTTGCGAGCAACGAGGCGCTCCGCGAGGCCAGCAGCGAAAGCATCGCCGCCTATTGCGAGGCACTGGCGGTCGATGTCCAGGCGGCGATAGACCGCCACGGAATTCGCGACAATATCACTGCGGAAAGCGTGGCCTGGCACGTTCAGACCGTTTTGCAGGGCGCCTTTGTGATCGCGAAGGCTTCGGGAGATCCGGAAAAAGCGCGCGAAAGCGTTCGTCATTTGCGCAGATATATCGAGGCAATTTTCAACATATCGAGCTGA